The stretch of DNA aagttttatccaccacatgaatgtgggaccaaccGTTCTACCACCTTTCCACTTCCCGGTGCCTCTCctctcatctctgtctctcctacctatctggatgaatgtggcttctttaaatccttggttgttgaactactatacagcttgattttctgatgaatctgggtgatatttgttttgtagtctagttgtaatattggctgtagttgtgtgaggaggcaaagtacatttacttacacctccatctgtCCAGGTTTTGTATTCTTAATTCCTATGTATACCTTTTACTACGTGGGCTGATGTGGCACCTGGAGGCTCTGTTATTATATTCTTTACTCTATTATTCTGGAATCTTAGCTTATGAAATCCACtcctttattctttctccatcttttgcTATATACTCTTGCTCTATCATGGTCCTCTTTCCTGGCCCTTCGATGTTAAATGTAGGCACAGAGTCCTATACCCTGCTCGCATCATCAAAGTTTGCTCTTAGGTAAGGATCTGATAAACTCATTGCATCAGGACTTCTATGATTGCTGAGGCATACCTCTCAGACTTTCCAAGGATTTATAATTTTAACCAAAGGCAAGATGTACTTTTAAAGGGAAATAATTGATAAAGCAGTGCAGTGCTATATAGAATATAAACTACTCCTTTTGACTGTATAGGGATTTAAGTTTCTGACCTGATATAGTCTGCTATGGgggcattttaaattttgatctaCAGATCTAGACAGAACTGGTTAGTTGGCAACTAGAGTTTAATTTCTTGTTCCCTGCCCTTAATGTatagaaataatgaaatggaGGAAATTTGTTTTGTTGCTTGCAGAGCAGCCTATGGGGTGTATTTCTCTATAAAAGAACAAACATGGTATTCAGGCATTCTGGCAAAATACCTAATCCTTCAGGGAAAAAGGATACAGTGCCTAATATCCCTGCTCAGAATTTAAATGACAAACTTTATTATAGTTTAGTGTATCATTGGCttgcatttttgtaattttacaaGAAAATTTCCGTTTCCACATATCCATTAAGTATCTGATTCATTTTCTTGGCTCAAGATAATGCCTTATAGCTATATCACCAGCAAACCAGTGTCTGCATTGGACATATATAAGACTAAGTGTGATTAAGctattaagaatttttaattacCTTTTACTGTTCTTTAGATATAGTGTTTTGAGGAAGCAGAGCAGGATTGGAGTATCTTGATATTAAAGAGCTTTATAGTGCAAGCATATGGACTTGGATTATTCATCATAATTGGCAGATTCTGCTGTACGGAGTCTTGCAACATCTCAATTTTCTTGCTCTAGTGAATGTCGTAATGAACACATTTACAGTGTGAGTTATGGAGAAGGGTGAAAAAATTCTAAATCTTTATAGCATTtttatgttctgttttcttttttggtaattGAATCTTGATTAAGAGGTAGAATTAACACCCAGTAGGACATCAAATTTTTTTTGGCTTGAATCCTCTACATATCTATTCTTCCTCTCTTGGACAGACGAGAAATAATTTATGGGCTCTATGATtctgaaacaataaaaagtatctgaaatgcatattttttttttgttttctacaatCCAATTACATTGTGCTTACATAAGAAACATAAGGTAAACttggagggaaaaataagtaaatcagtGTCATCTTTTTCATATTGCCCTATTATGCTTTAATTTAATCATCCCTTTATTACTATGTCTTTGCCTCTGGTATCTTATTCCTATAATGCCTGGCAGTTTGTCATTTCCTTGCCAGCAAATTTCTTTAGGTGAAGATCACAGTGCCTCTTCCTACTCAATAGAGCATTTTGCTCTCAATGCTTTTTCATACTCTCTTTTGTAAAAGTAGTTTTACTGAGATATGtttcatataccataaaattcccccttttaaaatgtaaagtttagccctggctggcatggctcaatggTTTGGGCACcagccagcaaaccaaaaggttgtctgggaagggcacatgcctaggttgtgggccaggtccccagttgggggcatgcgagaggcaactgatcagtgtttatctttctctctttccccctcccttcccctctctctaaaaataaataactaaaatcttttaaaaaataaatgagcaaaatgtaaagtttaatatatttacagGGTTGTGCATCCATCATTATAAGataatttaagaacattttaaatatcccCAAAAGAACCTCTGGTACTAATTACATCATTCCCTGTTCCTTCTCCCCTCATCCCCATCCCATGTCCAAGGATtcactaatctgttttctgttctatggatttacctactctgcacatttcacataataaaaaccatacaatatgtggtcttttgtgactggcttctttaattagcataatgttttcaaggttcatccatagtgtagcatgaatcagtacttccttttttattgccaaataatattctattatatggatatactacattttattgatccattcatcagttgatgtacacttgggttgcttccattttggggctattttgaataatgctgctgagAACACTAGTGTAAAACTTTTAAATAGACATAtgctttaatctatttttttaagaatgaggAAAATTAGAATACTAGAACTTGGGCTTCTGATTTCTAATAAAGCACTCTTTCTtcagaaattttagaaatacaagttatttttaaaactccagtaTCACATATTGCTTCTGCTTCTGGACTCAGTTTGCATCCAAAATATaggaatatacttttatttttttcctcaaaatagtTTCAATATCTTTGTATCTGCTAGTATATCTCTTTATAATCCAAATTGTGGATAGGCAATGATTCCATACTTCTAGTAAGTCTTTGTGATATGTTGCCTgtaataaaacctttttaaataataaataattgtgaAGAAAATCTGTTGAGACTTCTGGAATGAACCACCCCTTGTTATGGGTCTTAAAATGTTGAGGAAATGGATGTTGTGCAAAATGATTTGGTGATAATAAATGAACATAACACAAACTATGTCAAATTAAAATTGAGTGCCTAAATGGGCTGTGATCACAAGTGTGCTGCCTTGCTCCGAGTACAGAAACTGTATACAGCCAGCAGGTATCAACATCCCAGAAAGCCAGTCCTTTGTAAGCCAACCCACAGCAGCTGGttaataatgttttcatttgtgcCCTTCTTCAGGGTCTGCTAGGGTTCCTCACTGGTTTCCAAATTCTAGCCCCACAGTCTGGTTCATAACTGCCTTTAGGTTGCCCTTTTGAATGCCACTGGTGAGTGGTCAATTATTAGACCCACAGAATATGAGCTTTGAAAAGCACCACAGAAATGACCTAAATCAACTCTCTCCTTCACCcatgaatattttgaaaatgagaaaaattatgcCCAGCAGGTTAACCAGTTGACCTGGACCCATACTATTTTAGGACTCCTAAATCCTAATCCAGGCTAATTCCAACCAAAAGAGGCCTAATAGTATctttagaaattacatttttagcTGAATAATTTAATAAAGGATCAAAAAGCTTAAagatccttttcattttttttttttacttaagaaaATGTGAACTGCATTTTTTCTATAATGGAATATGCAAAGATTCACTTTGTGTTTATTCCTACTGCTTTCAtagtcatttgattttttttcaattattagaAGGGTAGTTTAATATAGTGGTCAAAAGTAAGACCTCTGGAGCCAGACTAccctaggtttaaatcccagcttgTCCAGCTAGTAGCTATATGACCTTgagcaatttattttaatttcatcattCTTATAAAGGGGACAATTATACTATCTAATTCAGAATTGTTGAATTAATACTGTATAGTACTCAGAACAGTAGACACTCagtgttagctattgttattgtGTCATAAAATTCTGAGAACTAGTGATAAAGTATGTGAGGACATAAAGGGGTTAACTGTAAGTGGAAAAATCAAGGCAAGGACCTTGGCACTGGAGCATAGCACCTCCCTGCAACCTCACCTTTCATTGGAGTAAATTGAAGACAGGTATTCCGACACATGTGCGGGGCCCCTTTCCTGTTATAGGAGGCTAAGTCTGGGAGATTTCAATGCCAGGTCTGTACTTGCTTCGATAAGTGAATGAAACAGGGTATAAAAACAGGCTGAAAAATGTGCTTCAAGATACATTATTATATACTCAATATCAGGTCAATGgttaaaacaaacataaagatTGGAGAAGTGACAGCAAACAAATGTCCCAAAATATTGGAAGCTTTGCCACTGACGGTAGGATTTTggtgactgtttttataaatcTTTGTACTTTCAAAATGTTCTGTACTGAGTATTGTTTTAATAATCAGCAAACAAAAGTAGAAAgccaaaataatttcaataagAACTGAATTTTGCTTTATCACAATTGAATCAAATGATAGAGTATAATAACCAGGGATAGGTGatgaagaaagatttaaaatctaAACATTCATGTTATAGAGCTTTTGTTGTCTGAATTAAAGCAAGAACTGTCAGGCCCACAATTCACTTTCTGAAACTtgcatttcatattaaaattaagCAACTGTTAATTAAAGAGCAGGGCAGTTACACAAAGGCCGACCACCTCATTAagagaataaatacagaatttataACTTTTAACTTAGCAGGGTTGTCTTCCCTAGACCCAAGTCAACCGCTGAAAAGCTTTTTCCACAAGAGGGCGGTAACTGCTCGGGCTTTCTTTAAAATGCTCCACAAAGGAATCGGGGCGGAAGGAAAGCGAAGCAGAGAGGCAAATAAAATAACTTTCCTCAGCGAAGAATTAGGAGGCGCACACGTGCGGCGGCCAGAAGAACCGATACTGACACACTCACGCACACTCACGTCAGAAGCAATAGCATTTAGCAGGGCATAAAGAAAACTAGTTCACACATTCGTTAAAAATTACCTCAAGTATGTTCAATGGCCCTTATTTATACGTCCGAGTATGAGTTTTTCATGGCCATTCCTATCAGATACTGTTCATTCGGTGAATGAAACTGGATTGGCATTGTATTCTGTAAAGAAGTTGTAGCAACTCACAGGCACCCCTTCCAGCGCCTGATTCGACGCCAGATCCCGTTTTCCAGAATATACTTTAAAGCAAGTCGGTTTTCTGGAAGCGAATGGATCTCTGCAGAAAATGCGTAGTtggtgcgtgcgtgcgtgcgtgtgtatgtgtgtgtgtgtgtgttttggggggaaTCCTTTGCTGAAGTTGTGTGTTTTGCTGAAACTCAGGACCAGTTTTCTCTAGTAGGTTATTGGTGCTTTCTTGCATTCGCTGTCATTCCTGAATCCGGGTTGTGATATGGGAGGCATTTCTGGACTTCAGtattttccatcttcttggacTTCTCAGACTCCTCCCTTCCGAGGGCAGGTGTCCCCAGGAGAAGCTCGGCAGGGACTCTGCGCTGTGCGGCGGGGCGCCCTGCTGCCGCTCGGACGCCGCGGAGGGACGTCCGCTTCAGGTTGGAGATGTTTTCCGAGGCTGAACCGCCGGGGCTGTCGCTTCCCGCCCAGGTTTTGTGTGGGCCTTTCGTGGGAGAGCGCCGGCCACAGGACCCTACAGTCTCTTCGCCAGGAAGAACTTCTCCCGGTTCTGCCTCAGCCCTTCCCACATCGTTTTACTAATTTCCGATCAGAAGAAGCAGCGGTCAAGGGTCCAGTTCCTCCCTCCCGGCGTTCACAGGAGGCAAAGGGCAGACACgctcccttccccagctctccTCCGAGACTGGGCTCTTCCGCGCTTCTGGACATTCCCTCGTCTTCCTTGACTTTCTACTTAGCCGCCCGCTGGACCTCTCTTTTATAACATTAGTGTGAACCTAGCCGGCCTCTGGGTTCCACCAAGTGGGCCCCAGTAATACCTCCAGAAGTGGAGGTATTTAAACAGGTCATCTAGACAATTCAAGCGAACACATTCTGGAGAGGTTTTTGGCCTGAAACATCCGCGTAATTCTCGTTACCCCTTACTCTTTTTCTGCGAGCACCAGCAAGGAACTAGCTTCCTGTGGCTGCATTTAAGTATCCCGATATTTGACGTTAATATATTTGAGGGGAAACAATATCCATCCCAGACCTCtgaattttagtatatttagctgagatttcatttgcttttcttccatGAGTGACCCCGAATTCAGTGGATGTCCctcccatttaaaataaatatccaaaaggGTTGGCCGGTTCCGAGTCAAGGGTGAGCCCAGGGCAGGTGGTCACACGGCCCGCGAGGGAGAAAGCTGGAACTTGCAAACAGGTGCGTTGTTCGTAGGCTCCAAGAAAGTTGAGGGGCGCTCTGCCTTTCCTACCCCCACCTTTTAGTCTCTTATGCAGTCTCACAATTTGccaaatcactttattttttagttaaaatgcAAATCATTCGCTTTCAAACACAGGCCCTTCCCGCCCAAGTATGTGTACTGTGCAGAAGTGGGACCCGGGCGTTGCGACCACGTGCTGTTACACTTTCCACTCCTGGCGGGTGGCTTAGAAATGTCCACCTTTATTAGATTATGGACAGAAAAGCCTGAGAGCTAAAGGTTTCTGAAGGAAGAGTAAGTCCTGACTCTCCAGGGTGTTTGTAAGCGGGGTGTAAGACCTCGGCCCGAACCCCGCTTCCCGCTTCAGCACACAGATCTGCACTTCCAGAACTCGGCTCTCGAGGGTGGTTTAGGCCTCTCAGGGCCAGGGCCACCTCACCCGGGGAGTGACGGGGgcaaccctgccccacccctcggAGGATGCCCGTGCCTCTCCCGGCTGCCAGCTGTGGACAGACAGAATGGATCGAGGATCTGCAGCGCCAGGCCGGAGGCACTGGCCTTCCTTCAGCGCCGCGCACTGTGTCGGGAACACACGCCGACCCACGCGGGATTCCGGCACCTGGGGCTCACTTCCGGAAACTGAGGAACATAGAgcccagaattttttttattgtcaccATAGAGAACAATGCTGTTATTTTAAATTCGCAATGTGAATAAAAGCAAAGGACGGAGACTTCTTACACGCAGAGTTGCCAAGTATTTAGCAATCAGCCAGTCCCTGTCTCTTGTCCCCGCCCCAACGTATATCAGATACTAAATTTACAACAAGAAAACGCTCGATTCTTCCCTGGGTCATAATACTTACATGAAATAAAGCGGGGGGGGGTCGCTTTTTGAAACTGGAATCTTTGGGGATCACTAGCCTCCTTCGCTTTCCATTCCTACCTAGAACTCGAGAATGCGGTGTCTTGGGCTTGTGAGGAAGCCGCTCGTGGCCCCGGCGCGGGGTCCAGGCGGGAGACTCTGCGCCACCGCAGTGCGGGAGTCTCCCAGGGCGAGGCGAGAAAAGGTTTCGTTTGCAACGAAGTGAGAGGCAGAGGGATCCCagcacacaggccagggccagtCTGCCACGCACCACCCTCCTACTGCAACCTTCAGCCGAAGTGTCAGGGCGCTGGGTTTTACACCCATAGCCCAGCAAAGCACCCTTGCGGGAAAATGCGGATGGTCCCCACAGGAACTCTCTTCTTGCCCGACTCAGCATAATTCTCGCAGATGGAGGACTTCACCTTCTCCCAGGTCAGATGGAAGGTCTTATTGAAGTGATGGATTTAGCCCAGTCTGGAAGTTAATGAAGAAaggtggagagggaagagggagaccaAATAAGAGTAACATGTTTAAATCTCAGAAGTGAATAATAAAAGtggcaaaatataaacaaagaaaattaaaaaaaaaaaacacccctccCAGCTTTTTGTGCTTGGACTCATGTGAGTGCTTTGGCACTTAGAGACAAACTCCATCCATGGGTGGTGCCGCTCAAGTTTTATTCTGGAgcaatttgtttctgttttgttttgtttttgtaaatcaaGTTAGGACTTGATAATCTCATCCAAATTGCTGTAGTGACTACCCCCCTACAGTGCGCCACTTTAACATCCTGAAAAGCAAAATACCTGCAAGAGTCTTCCTCCTCACAAAGCTCAACACGGCAGAAATTTCAAGGCCCGCCAGGGATGGGAGACATTGGGAGGGAACGAGGAAACCACCCTCCAGCTCCTACCCCTGGGCGTCCATCCCATCGCCACCGCCCACAAGGGAGGACATCTTCATCTTCCAAAACAACCCTGCAGCTGAGGGCATGGGCTAGTTTCAGAGACACCTACCCAGATACTTCAGTGTCTAAAAAACGGCTCCTCAATTTTGGTGATTCTGCCCTCGTGTAAactcaaaacaaataataatagtcaaaagggagaaaagtttttttttttaagctcactGCTCTCAAGTCTAAATATCACACGAGAGATAAGTATTTCCATTAAGCTGATTCTGTTCCCAACGAATTATGTAAAACTATGAATGTTAACGATCAAGAGGGaactcagaaatgaaaaggaaaagagaaagcgGAAGGTGGCAAAGATGGAAGAGGACGCTCCTTCGGCCTACAAGGGGATTAAGGACATCTATAGGCTTAAGGAGCAACAAATTAATTTGCACAATTCTGGGAGAGCCCAGATGGCCTTTAATTAATCCCTTCAAAAGAAGGAGCTAGGCCAGGGCTGCGCCGGCTGCCTGCTCCATTAGCTCCGTTTTACAAGGGACCAGACTCTGCTCGTGGTGAGGCGCCGCGAGCGCGTGGGGGAAGGGGATAGGGCGACGGGAACCGAAGAAGGAGGGGGCACGGGAGCACTATGAACTGTTTTTCCATAAAAGGGTTGGGTTTTCAttattcttctctttaaaaagtaatacccTCTTCAtctctgctcccccccacccccagctttcccattttatttagcACAATTAATCCAGGAGTCCACCGGCACCCCTACGGAACTGCACCACtagccaggccccgccccctggaccCACCCACGGGgcggagggaagtgggaggggcggAGACCTGGCGGGCGCGGCTTCACCTCTCGCTGCTTCAGCCAATCAGAAGGCGCGGCGCTCCGGAGCGGACGCGCCCCAGAAGGAACGCGAGGCCGGAGGCTGAGCGCTATTGGAGCTGGTGGTTACGCCCCCCGCCGGCACCCCACTCGTCGGCCCCGCCCCTCTTGGGTGCCTCGGAGTGACGTCCCCCAAAGTTCTTATTTTGGACCCCCACTACCCCCGCCCTCTGGTCCCCCCTCTAAAGAGCGGTAGGGAGTGATGCAAATGTTTTATTACCTTTGAGAGCTTCATCGGAACTGTCAGGCCCGGAGGGAGAGAGCCGAGGAGAGAGAGCGGAGGCCGGTGCAGAGGGTCGGCGGGGCCGGCGGACAGGGCTTAGGAGAGCGGAGCCGGGTCCAAAGCCGCGGAGAAAATGCGAGAGAGGAGAGGCGGGAGCGGCGAGTGAGAGGAcgccggggggtggggcggggtcgcCGGGCCGCTGTGCTGAAGTGGACCGTCCAGCGGAGCCGTAACCCAAGTCGTCAGACTTCTCACACttagtctttgtttttctgtatccccccccccccttttttcttttcaatattgcAACTCTAGTGCCCCGCCGCCCGAGGGGAGCCGTGGAGACTGGTGGCGCTGCGGCTTCTGGCCGGCGGAGGAAGCGCCCAGAGGCGAGGTCCGCCCGCGGGCAGGGTGCGCTCGGGCGAGCGCCGAGTGCGCCGCCGCCTCGCGACCGAAGGAGCGGGGCTTCCGAGGGAGATTAGAGGAGCTCCTCGGGCGGAACCCGGCGTCCTTTGAACGTCTCTAAAGAGAGCCAGCCAGCCCCCAACATCAGAGTGCATATTTGGTGACTCTTAACTTTGTTACAAACTCTCTGGGGCCGGCGTgggtttgttttgcttatttccGGGGGGGAGAAGCTGAGAAGTAGCGCGCTTTGAGCGGCGGGGCAAAGTGAGGAAGAGCGAAGAGACCGCAACAGAGCCCCGGAGTGGAAGGACCGCCAAACCCGCCCGGACGCCCGCAGGTCTCGGAGAGCCGCCACCTCTCGAGTGGCGCGTTTCGTTCGCGCAGCTCCGAGAGCAACTCTCGGCGGCAGCGTGCTCGGCCCAGTTGGCAGGTCGCCTCCGGGTGCGTGGAGCGGCTCCTTGCTCGCGCCCTCTGCGCTTCTGCCTCCCCTGAGCCCCGCCGGGGGCACCGGCCGGCGCCCTCGCTTCGTGGCTGCGGGCTGCGGCCTGGCCGTGGGATGTTAGCGGTGGGGGCGATGGAGGGCACTCGGCAGAGCGCTTTCCTGCTCAGCAGCCCGCCCCTGGCCGCCCTCCACAGCATGGCCGAAATGAAGACCCCGCTCTACCCCGCCGCGTACCCCCCGCTGCCCGCGGgtcccccctcctcttcctcctcctcctcctcctcgtcgtCGCCCTCCCCGCCTTTAGGCGCCCACAACCCCGGCGGCCTGAAGCCCCCGGCCGCGGGGGGGCTCTCTTCCCTGGGCAGCCCCCCGCAGCAGCTCTCGGCCGCCACCCCACACGGCATCAACGACATCCTGAGCCGGCCCTCCATGCCCGTGGGCTCAGGGGCGGCCTTGCCCTCCGCCTCGCCCTCgggttcctcctcctcctcctcttcctcgtcCACCTCCGCTTCTTCAGCTTCCGCCGCGGCGGCCGCGGCTGCAGCCGCTGCGGCCGCCGCCTCGTCCCCAGCGGGGCTGCTGGCCGGCCTGCCCCGCTTCAGCAGCCTGagcccgccgccgcctccgcccggGCTCTACTTCAGCCCCAGTGCCGCAGCCGTGGCCGCCGTGGGCCGGTACCCCAAGCCACTAGCCGAGCTGCCCGGCCGGACGCCCATCTTCTGGCCGGGAGTGATGCAGAGTCCGCCCTGGAGGGACGCGCGCCTGGCCTGCACCCCTCGTGAGTACGATCGCCCGCGCCCAGTTGAGCGCATTCTGCCGGCTCTCGGGTCAGGACCTCTGGTGGTTGAGAGTCGGTCCTGGTGGCTGTCGCCTCCCCAGTAGTTTGGCAACGCCAGGACCTCACAGTTTAGGCTGCCAGGCCAGGGTATCCAGCCAGGGACTCTCTCCTTCCTGAGCTCCCGCGCTTGCGTCCAAGCGCCTGCCTCTCCGGCAGCCTTGGGCACGCCTCGCGGAGAGGGTGAGCACGCGTCCGCGTGCAGCGCACCGCGGTGCGGGGCGTGTGTATGTATCATCTGAGGCCCGGGTTGCTCCGGGAACAGCTCGGCCGGAACCTCAGGCCGGCCCTGGGTTAAAGAGGTGGGAGTGCAGGAGAGGCCACTGAGCTCCACCTGCACCCCTACTTTCCCGCTCCTGCCTGTTGTCCAGGCCTCCACTCCGCCTTCGCCATTCTTACTGGCTTCCTCTATGGGGACCGGTGGGGACCGGCAGCCGCGAGCCCTCCACAGCCGTGAGCCGAGGCGCGTGTATTTGCACGTACATCTCAGCCCAGGGTGTCCCCACCTCACTTCTTCGTCCCCACTCCCCCCAGTACACTCGGCCGGCACGAACCCGTTGAAGACAGGCCCATGGCCTGCGGAAGAGGGTAAGCGCAGCCTCACTTCGGGCCGCTCTCCGCCGCTTGTCCCTCGCTTTTTCCCACCCGCCTTGGCCCCAGAGGGTTGTTGCGACTCCTTGGGCCCACGCATAGCGAAGGGTGTGGTGTCCCTCTTCGAGCTAACACAAGAAAGAACCCGAGGAGAAAAGAGATGACGGGACAAGGACCAGGGGAATGCAACATCTCGCAGGAACCTTGCTTGAAACCAACTCGCTTGCCCCGGGATCCCTCCAGTCTGTGTAATTGGCAACCGCGCCCTGGAGtttcccagcctctcaggaggcGTCCAGGGCCGAGCCCCGGGTCCTTTTCTCGCTCAGTTCTTTGCTTTTAACCGAGTCCCCTAAGTTTCCTCTACGTCTGCCGACTGCTTTCGTGTGGCTGAACGGCGCTAACCGAGAGAAGTTTCGGGAGCCAGCGGAGGCTCCCGTGGGAAGCCGGGGAGGAGGGCGGCCCGCGCGCGTGAGGGTGCGGGGACTCTATTGTGCGCGTTTTGCTGGCCACGTTGGGGCCGCCAACAAAGGCGGCGCCTCCTCCCCCTCAGCCCACCGGCGTTGGACTTGCGGGAGGTTTCGCTCGCTTGTATGCAAAACCCAAGGAGCCCATTGTTGTGCGGACACAGGTTAGGGAAGCGTTCATGGCAAGAAAGTAGTCATCCTCACGCCAAGGGTCCGGGCCCAGCGGCCTTTCCCCGCGCCCCTCTCTGCTCACTGGGGCCTGACTGCAGGGCTTCTGCAAACTTCAGCGACGCGGTGCCCGACTACCTGACACAGGTGTTAGGCAGAAGGTTATTTACTGTTGCTCCAAACACATCCGGCTTTTGAAGCACAGGTCGCATCAAAAGGCAGCAAGGCGCGGTGGGACTGGAAGAGCCTCGACACTTTTAGAGCCCGCACCGAATAAGCTTTTCTTTTCCACCAAACATTTGTTTTGTGAATTCGTTTTGTTTTGGTGGAGCCGCTTGCAACCGATTGTTTTTCCGCTGCCTTTGTTTTTTTGTCCTCACAGATCAAGGATCCATTTTGTTGGACAAAGACGGGAAGAGAAAACACACGAGACCTACGTTCTCCGGCCAGCAGATCTTCGCCCTGGAGAAGACTTTCGAGCAAACGAAATACTTGGCGGGGCCCGAGAGGGCTCGCTTGGCCTATTCTTTGGGGATGACGGAGAGTCAGGTCAAGGTGAGTGGATCTCGCAGCTCAGGGGTTAGTGCTCCTCCCCTCGTCTGACAAACAACTTCTTGAGGTGCGAGTCTGAGGGGTCTGCGGAGCAGATGGGGTCAGTGAAGGGGGAGCGGTAAAGGCTCTGGGATCTCCGGGCCGGGCAAACTGTTGCTGAACAAAAGGAATAAAGCCCCCTCCTTTGAAATTAGGTTAATCTAGATAGCAGCATGTGCTAGGGAAACTCATGATTATTAGAGAGTAAAAAGC from Phyllostomus discolor isolate MPI-MPIP mPhyDis1 chromosome 1, mPhyDis1.pri.v3, whole genome shotgun sequence encodes:
- the NKX6-1 gene encoding homeobox protein Nkx-6.1; its protein translation is MLAVGAMEGTRQSAFLLSSPPLAALHSMAEMKTPLYPAAYPPLPAGPPSSSSSSSSSSSPSPPLGAHNPGGLKPPAAGGLSSLGSPPQQLSAATPHGINDILSRPSMPVGSGAALPSASPSGSSSSSSSSSTSASSASAAAAAAAAAAAAASSPAGLLAGLPRFSSLSPPPPPPGLYFSPSAAAVAAVGRYPKPLAELPGRTPIFWPGVMQSPPWRDARLACTPHQGSILLDKDGKRKHTRPTFSGQQIFALEKTFEQTKYLAGPERARLAYSLGMTESQVKVWFQNRRTKWRKKHAAEMATAKKKQDSETERLKGASENEEEDDDYNKPLDPNSDDEKITQLLKKHKSGGGGGLLLHGSETDGAS